CTACCGCGTCGTGCGCGTGATCACCAACCCGGACGGCAGCAACGCACGTCAGGAGGTCTTCGCCGAAGGCTGGCTGCAACCCGGCGAAGCGGTCTGGGGGCGCCCCGCAGACGTGCTACCACTACCCGACGGCTCGCTGCTGATCAGCGACGACACCGCCGGCGCCATTTACCGCGTAACGTATTCGGCGCCAGGCTCCTGAACATTCGCCCACGTTTATTGCGACCCCCGGTCACGTGACCGCCCCACCGCCCGGGCGTAGAATGCGCGACGGTCTGCGCCGTGTCACTCTGCGCCATTCGACGCGCCGCAACCTTCGATCGCCCCTTATTCCGCTTACACCGGGTACTCCGCCCTCGCCTACATGTCCACCCTCGCTTCGGCTTCACCGCGCTTCAGATCCAAGACGATTACCGCCGCGCTGGCCTTCCTGTTCGGCTCCCTCGGCGCACACCGCTTCTATCTCTACGGCACACGCGACATCTACGGTTGGGCGCATCTGCTCGGCACGCTGATCGGCATTCCGGGCGTGATGCTGGTGATCGCCAGCGAGCGCGCGTCGATGCCTGGCTGGGTGCTCGCATTCTTCGGCGCGGTGTCGCTGCTCTCGGCGTTTCTCGCCGCGATCGTCTACGGTCTGCGCCCGGACGAAAAGTGGGACGCCCAGTTCAACGCGCAAACCGGCCGCCACAGCAATTCCGGCTGGACGGTCATTTTCATCGTCATCTTCTCGCTGCTGATCGGCGCATTTCTGCTGATGACCGGCCTCGCCCTTTCGTTTCAAACCTATTTCGAAAGTCAGGTGCAGGCGGCCAAGGCGCTTTCGCAGTAAGCATTCGCGGCGGCGTTTTTGCAATGACGCCTGCCCAGCCGCGCACAAAGCTAGAAAAGATCCAACTGCGGATCGTCTCGCGCGGCCGCCGCGGGACGTGACGAATGCGGCGGCCCCGACGGATCGAGGCGGCGAAAATGCGACATATCCAGAATGCCGCGATCGCGCCGATTCAATCCCAACCGGGCCGCTGCATTGCGAAAACGCTGCCGCAACAGATCCGCCCACAAGCCCTCGCCCTTCATGCGCGTGGCGAAATTCGAGTCGTAGTCTTTGCCACCCCGCATATCGCGCACGCGACTCATCACCCGATCGGCCCGATCGGGAAAATGCGCGGCCAGCCAGTCCTTGAACAGCGGCGCGACTTCCCACGGCAAACGCAGCACGATGTAGCTCGCGTTGCTCGCACCGGCTTCCGCGCACGCCTCCAGCACCCGCTCCATGTCCGGTTCCGTCACGAACGGAATGACCGGCGCAATGCTCACGCCGACCGGAATGCCCGCCTCGCTCAGCGTGCGAATGGCGCGTAATCGACGCGACGGCGTAGCGGCACGCGGCTCCAGCGTGCGCGCGATGTCCGCGTCGAGCGTGGTGATCGTGATGGCGGCCATGAACTGCCCGCGCGCCGCCATTGGCGCAAGCAGATCGAGATCGCGTTCGATCAGCGACGACTTGGTGATCGCCGCGAACGGCTGCTGACGTTCGCTGAGCACTTCGATAACGCGCCGGGTGAGCCGCAACTCCCGCTCCACGGGTTGCCACGCGTCGGTATTCACGCCGAGCGCGATCGGTTCCGGCACATAGGATTGCTTCGACAACTCGCGTTCGAGCAATTCCGGCGCATTGATCTTCGCGTAGATACGGCTTTCGAAGTCGAGCCCCGGCGACAAGCCTAAATAACTATGTGTGGGCCTCGCAAAGCAATAGATGCAACCGTGCTCGCACCCGCGATAGGGATTCAGCGACACGCCAAAAGGAATGTCCGGCGACGCATTGCGCGTGAGAATGGTCTTCGCGCGCTCCTCGAAAACCTGCGTGCGCAGGACTTTGGGTTGGCCGTCGTCATCTTCCGATGTCGTGACCGTCAGCCAGCCGTCGTCCACCGCTTCGCGCTGGTCGACTTCGTAGCGGCCTTGCAGATTCGTCACCGCGCCGCGCCCCTTGCGTGGCGCAGGCGGCGCGATCGGATACTCGGGCGCGGAGTCGAAGTCGGGGTCAGGGGCAGGGGCGGTCACGGCTGGAATCAGGCAAAGCACGGCAATAAAAAACAGCAGCGCCAACAAAAAACGGCGCCAAACACCTGTATAAATATACAGTGTTTACGCCGTTTGTCGAGCCCTGCCCAGCCGTCAAACCATGCGCTTCTTAATCCCCGACCGCGATCGTCAGCGTCTCCTTGATTTCCTCCATCACCACATAGCTCTTCGACTGCACGGCGCCGGGAAGCTGCAACAGGATGTCGCCGAGCAGCTTCCGGTAATCGGCCATCTCGCCGATGCGCGCCTTGATCAGATAGTCGAAGTCACCCGACACCAGATGGCACTCCAGCACCTCGGGGATCTTCTGCACCTCGCGGCGGAACTGGTCGAACATGTTGCCGCTTTTGTGATCCAGCGTGATCTCGACGAACACCAGCAGCGCCGCACCGAGCTCGGCCGGATTCACGCGTGCGTGATAGCCGGTGATCAC
The sequence above is a segment of the Paraburkholderia sp. D15 genome. Coding sequences within it:
- a CDS encoding TM2 domain-containing protein, with amino-acid sequence MSTLASASPRFRSKTITAALAFLFGSLGAHRFYLYGTRDIYGWAHLLGTLIGIPGVMLVIASERASMPGWVLAFFGAVSLLSAFLAAIVYGLRPDEKWDAQFNAQTGRHSNSGWTVIFIVIFSLLIGAFLLMTGLALSFQTYFESQVQAAKALSQ
- a CDS encoding PA0069 family radical SAM protein, with the translated sequence MTAPAPDPDFDSAPEYPIAPPAPRKGRGAVTNLQGRYEVDQREAVDDGWLTVTTSEDDDGQPKVLRTQVFEERAKTILTRNASPDIPFGVSLNPYRGCEHGCIYCFARPTHSYLGLSPGLDFESRIYAKINAPELLERELSKQSYVPEPIALGVNTDAWQPVERELRLTRRVIEVLSERQQPFAAITKSSLIERDLDLLAPMAARGQFMAAITITTLDADIARTLEPRAATPSRRLRAIRTLSEAGIPVGVSIAPVIPFVTEPDMERVLEACAEAGASNASYIVLRLPWEVAPLFKDWLAAHFPDRADRVMSRVRDMRGGKDYDSNFATRMKGEGLWADLLRQRFRNAAARLGLNRRDRGILDMSHFRRLDPSGPPHSSRPAAAARDDPQLDLF
- a CDS encoding Lrp/AsnC ligand binding domain-containing protein, which produces MRTQRQPVRALDKLDHKILRLLQQDGRMAMKDLAEQVGLSVTPCIERVKRMERDGVITGYHARVNPAELGAALLVFVEITLDHKSGNMFDQFRREVQKIPEVLECHLVSGDFDYLIKARIGEMADYRKLLGDILLQLPGAVQSKSYVVMEEIKETLTIAVGD